A window from Desulfovibrio subterraneus encodes these proteins:
- a CDS encoding MerR family transcriptional regulator: MYTVGRLARRFGLSRSTLLYYDKIGLLRPSSHTHGEYRHYSEGDAERLQRICMFRDAGLSLAAIARALDAEPADRSNDTGETTPLNAILEERLEELHREMVALRNQRTIITGLLGLDSLPEATPITRELWTSLLSDAGFSEDDMRRWHADFERTAPEQHARFLKVLGIPQSEIGLIRAWAAAPQR, encoded by the coding sequence ATGTATACGGTCGGCAGACTTGCCAGACGGTTCGGCCTTTCGCGCAGCACCCTGCTCTATTACGACAAGATCGGGTTGCTGCGTCCCTCATCCCACACGCACGGGGAATACCGCCACTATTCAGAGGGGGATGCCGAACGCCTGCAACGCATATGCATGTTCCGCGATGCGGGTCTCAGCTTAGCGGCCATCGCCCGCGCACTGGATGCGGAACCCGCAGACCGGAGTAATGACACAGGCGAAACCACTCCGCTGAACGCCATTCTCGAAGAAAGGTTAGAGGAACTGCACCGCGAAATGGTGGCCCTGCGCAACCAGCGCACCATCATCACCGGCCTGCTCGGGCTTGATTCCCTGCCCGAAGCAACACCCATCACACGCGAGCTGTGGACCTCGCTGCTTTCCGATGCCGGATTCAGCGAAGATGACATGCGCCGCTGGCATGCGGATTTTGAACGCACCGCACCGGAGCAGCATGCGCGGTTCCTGAAGGTGCTGGGCATTCCCCAGTCCGAAATCGGCCTTATCCGCGCATGGGCCGCAGCCCCGCAACGATAA
- a CDS encoding sigma-54-dependent transcriptional regulator, translating to MRGDVLVVDKDNDSLSGLPAVLREAGLQVTHVKNHDETRATLAQMDFSVVVAALEEHHAHKQTLLKVIKGNTPETEVVLVSRTATVDAAVRAMQMGAYNYLPLPENPSDLVIVIQKAFEKSQLQQELMELRHMIRGQQAMPMLIGKSAKMQALKREIARVAPLDCTVLIQGETGTGKEMVAKMVHRLSLRSDKRFLAVNTGAFNAELLANELFGHEQGAYTGAQRTKAGVFEATHQGTLLLDEIGEMPLGMQVQLLRVLQERTVVRVGGTEEIPVDVRLMAATHRDIEKEVERGRFRQDLFYRLNVFTLKLPALRERVDDIPLFCHYFIEKFANSFKKDVTGMDDEVLGILMAHPFPGNVRELENLIERAVVLCDGSTIEARHLPQEFHKAAAMTHHDVQTDEGLLPLTEVERRHILKVLEHVQHSKGQAAKILGIDRATLWRKLQRYGIEAD from the coding sequence ATGCGCGGTGACGTTCTCGTCGTCGACAAGGATAACGACTCACTTTCCGGATTACCCGCCGTGCTGCGGGAGGCAGGCCTGCAGGTCACGCACGTGAAGAACCACGACGAGACCCGCGCCACCCTCGCGCAGATGGATTTTTCCGTTGTGGTCGCCGCCCTTGAGGAACATCACGCCCACAAGCAGACCCTGCTCAAGGTGATCAAGGGCAACACGCCGGAAACGGAAGTGGTGCTCGTCTCGCGCACGGCCACGGTTGATGCAGCGGTGCGTGCCATGCAAATGGGTGCCTACAACTATCTGCCGCTGCCTGAAAATCCTTCCGATCTCGTCATTGTCATCCAGAAGGCATTTGAAAAAAGCCAGTTGCAGCAGGAGCTGATGGAGCTGCGGCACATGATCCGCGGCCAGCAGGCCATGCCCATGCTCATTGGCAAAAGCGCCAAGATGCAGGCTCTCAAGCGGGAAATTGCCCGCGTTGCGCCGCTGGACTGTACCGTGCTCATTCAGGGCGAAACCGGAACCGGCAAAGAGATGGTGGCCAAGATGGTGCACCGCCTGAGCCTGCGTTCCGACAAACGCTTTCTGGCGGTGAACACCGGAGCCTTTAACGCGGAACTGCTTGCCAACGAACTGTTCGGCCATGAACAGGGAGCCTACACCGGTGCACAGCGCACCAAGGCAGGCGTGTTCGAGGCAACGCATCAGGGCACGCTGCTACTGGACGAAATAGGCGAAATGCCGCTTGGCATGCAGGTGCAGCTCTTGCGCGTGCTGCAGGAACGCACGGTGGTCCGCGTGGGCGGCACTGAAGAAATTCCCGTGGATGTGCGCCTCATGGCCGCCACCCACCGCGACATTGAAAAAGAGGTGGAACGCGGCCGCTTCCGTCAGGACCTTTTCTACCGGCTGAACGTCTTCACGCTCAAACTGCCCGCCCTGCGCGAACGCGTGGACGATATTCCCCTGTTCTGCCACTATTTCATCGAAAAATTTGCCAACTCCTTCAAGAAGGATGTGACCGGCATGGACGATGAAGTGCTCGGCATTCTCATGGCCCACCCCTTCCCCGGCAACGTGCGCGAGCTGGAAAACCTCATCGAGCGCGCCGTGGTGCTCTGCGACGGCTCCACCATCGAGGCACGCCACCTGCCGCAGGAATTTCACAAGGCCGCCGCCATGACACACCATGACGTGCAGACCGACGAGGGCCTTCTGCCCCTCACCGAGGTTGAACGCCGCCACATCCTCAAAGTGCTTGAGCACGTGCAGCACAGCAAGGGACAGGCCGCCAAGATACTCGGCATCGACCGCGCCACGCTCTGGCGCAAGCTGCAACGCTACGGTATAGAGGCGGACTAA
- a CDS encoding cysteine hydrolase family protein produces MSHLKNTALLLIDIQNDYFPGGAFELEGAAAAGAGAAQVLHAFRERTMPVVHIRHEAVAAGSTFFLPGTRGAEIHASVAPVQGEPVLTKHYPNSFRETGLAELLRQLGVEHLVAGGMMSLMCVDATVRAAFDLGYTCTVLHDACAARALAFDGVEVEAAKVHAAFMAALQMRYARLCTCSQFLQELH; encoded by the coding sequence ATGAGTCATCTCAAAAATACAGCCCTGTTACTGATAGACATCCAGAATGACTATTTTCCCGGTGGTGCTTTTGAGCTGGAAGGTGCAGCCGCTGCGGGGGCCGGAGCCGCACAGGTGCTTCACGCATTCAGAGAGCGCACCATGCCCGTAGTGCACATACGGCACGAGGCCGTGGCAGCGGGCAGCACCTTTTTTTTGCCGGGAACGCGAGGGGCGGAGATTCACGCCTCTGTCGCCCCAGTGCAGGGAGAGCCGGTGCTGACCAAGCATTACCCGAACAGCTTTCGCGAGACGGGGCTGGCAGAGCTGCTGCGGCAGCTTGGTGTGGAGCATCTGGTTGCGGGGGGCATGATGTCGCTCATGTGTGTTGATGCAACCGTGCGCGCGGCCTTTGATCTTGGCTATACATGCACGGTGCTGCATGACGCCTGCGCAGCCCGCGCCCTTGCCTTTGACGGGGTGGAGGTGGAAGCCGCCAAGGTGCATGCCGCATTCATGGCTGCCTTGCAGATGCGCTATGCACGCCTGTGCACATGCAGCCAGTTTTTGCAGGAACTGCACTAG
- a CDS encoding GlxA family transcriptional regulator: protein MHIALLAVENCLHSCVTGLRDMFLVAAARGDGAGGTYPFTVSIRTRDGQPVRAFGNIPLIPDGALAAPHLDRPDVLILPAVLDDLASLCADAPLLEDIQRLHAGGTLTASVCAGSCLLAAAGILDGREATTHWNLADEFSRRFPQVKLRPERMLVDGGDFICAGGVTAYLDLALYLIRRFRSAEEAGALARLMLIDPHRERQTPYSMGGFRKNHGDGAILAVQDWLEQHYAEPCPVSALADRANMGERTFLRRFRAATGETSVAYLQRLRMDAARRLLETTALGVEEITAAVGYQDAASFRKLFRSLTGMSPAAYRDRFSLRSPVAPAAGRRAAR from the coding sequence ATGCACATTGCCCTGCTGGCTGTTGAAAATTGCCTGCACTCCTGCGTTACGGGTCTACGCGACATGTTCCTTGTGGCTGCCGCCAGAGGGGATGGCGCGGGCGGCACCTATCCCTTTACCGTGAGCATCCGTACCAGGGACGGCCAGCCCGTGCGTGCCTTCGGCAACATTCCTCTCATTCCGGACGGTGCCCTTGCCGCCCCCCATCTTGACCGGCCGGATGTGCTTATTCTGCCCGCCGTGCTTGATGATCTTGCCTCCCTCTGCGCCGATGCCCCGCTTCTTGAAGACATTCAACGCCTCCATGCAGGGGGCACGCTCACGGCATCGGTCTGCGCAGGCTCATGCCTGCTGGCCGCCGCAGGCATTCTTGACGGACGGGAAGCCACCACCCACTGGAACCTTGCGGACGAATTCAGCAGGCGGTTCCCGCAGGTGAAACTGCGGCCGGAGCGCATGCTCGTGGATGGGGGCGACTTCATCTGCGCAGGCGGGGTTACGGCCTATCTCGACCTTGCGCTCTACCTCATCAGGCGGTTCCGCTCTGCCGAAGAAGCAGGAGCCCTTGCCCGGCTCATGCTCATAGACCCGCACAGGGAACGGCAGACCCCCTACAGCATGGGGGGCTTTCGCAAAAACCACGGCGACGGCGCCATCCTTGCCGTGCAGGACTGGCTGGAACAGCACTATGCCGAACCATGCCCCGTAAGCGCCCTTGCAGACCGCGCCAATATGGGCGAGCGCACCTTTCTGCGCCGGTTCCGCGCGGCAACAGGAGAAACCTCGGTGGCCTACCTGCAACGCCTGCGCATGGACGCGGCAAGACGCCTGCTGGAAACCACCGCACTGGGGGTGGAAGAGATAACCGCCGCCGTGGGGTATCAGGATGCCGCGTCTTTCCGAAAGCTTTTCCGTTCACTGACGGGCATGTCACCTGCCGCCTACCGCGACCGTTTTTCACTACGGAGTCCCGTCGCGCCCGCTGCGGGCAGGCGGGCGGCGCGCTGA
- a CDS encoding aminopeptidase P family protein has protein sequence MFSAATYAERRAALLARLKESGATGIVFLPGNVEVALNYDANSYPFRQDSTFLYYFGHDQAGLNGTVDIDSGDMRLWGDDLSMDDIIWSGPKPDIAERAERCACSAGGNNSALVSMLHAAKKSGRTIHFLPPYRISSAHWVAYCIDEQLSTKSGTDISALKQASSLPLIQAVVAQRSVKTIEEVTEMEKALGISYAMYSKAMELARAGLGERCIAAAIDSTVALGGSRNSFTTICTVRGEVLHNHDYSNIMHQGDLLLIDSGAESDLHYASDITRTLPVGGLFSSRQKDVYSLVLKAQQTAIGMAAPGVAYRDCHFAAVTCIASGLKDMGLLRGNVDDIVREGAHALFMPHGLGHMIGLDVHDMEHLGEEHVGYDETCTRSAQFGLRSLRFARRLRTGFTVTVEPGCYFIPALMDKWKAEGICKDFINHDALEHFRDFGGIRIEDDILVTDSGCRILGRPIPKTPEGIEARMHARS, from the coding sequence ATGTTTTCCGCCGCCACATACGCAGAACGCCGCGCCGCACTGCTTGCCAGACTGAAGGAAAGCGGGGCCACAGGCATCGTATTTTTACCCGGAAACGTGGAAGTTGCCCTCAACTATGATGCCAACAGCTACCCCTTCCGGCAGGATTCCACCTTTCTCTACTATTTCGGACATGATCAGGCCGGACTGAACGGCACCGTCGATATCGACTCCGGCGACATGCGGCTGTGGGGTGACGACCTTTCCATGGATGACATCATCTGGTCCGGCCCCAAGCCGGACATTGCGGAACGTGCAGAACGCTGTGCCTGTTCCGCGGGGGGCAACAACAGCGCCCTTGTTTCCATGCTCCATGCCGCGAAAAAGAGCGGCAGAACCATCCACTTTCTTCCCCCCTACCGCATTTCCAGCGCACACTGGGTTGCCTACTGCATTGATGAACAGCTCAGCACCAAATCCGGCACGGACATCAGCGCACTCAAGCAGGCATCGTCCCTGCCCCTGATTCAGGCGGTGGTGGCGCAGCGTTCCGTGAAGACCATCGAGGAAGTAACCGAGATGGAAAAGGCGCTTGGCATATCCTACGCCATGTATTCCAAGGCCATGGAGCTTGCCCGCGCAGGGCTCGGCGAACGCTGCATAGCAGCGGCCATTGATTCCACCGTGGCACTGGGCGGCTCACGCAACAGCTTCACCACCATCTGTACGGTACGCGGCGAGGTGCTGCACAACCACGACTACAGCAACATCATGCATCAGGGCGACCTGCTGCTCATAGATTCCGGCGCGGAATCCGACCTGCACTACGCCTCGGACATTACCCGCACGCTGCCCGTGGGCGGGCTGTTCTCCTCGCGGCAGAAGGATGTGTACTCCCTCGTGCTCAAGGCCCAGCAGACGGCCATAGGCATGGCCGCTCCCGGCGTTGCCTACCGCGACTGCCACTTTGCCGCCGTCACCTGCATTGCCTCCGGCCTCAAGGACATGGGCCTCCTGCGCGGCAACGTGGACGACATTGTCCGCGAAGGCGCACACGCCCTGTTCATGCCGCACGGCCTCGGCCACATGATCGGTCTGGACGTGCACGACATGGAACACCTTGGCGAAGAACATGTGGGCTATGACGAAACCTGCACACGCTCGGCCCAGTTCGGCCTGCGCTCGCTGCGCTTTGCACGCCGCCTGCGCACGGGCTTCACCGTCACGGTGGAACCGGGCTGCTACTTCATTCCCGCACTCATGGACAAATGGAAAGCAGAAGGCATCTGCAAGGACTTCATCAACCACGATGCATTGGAACACTTCCGCGACTTCGGCGGCATACGCATTGAAGACGACATTCTCGTCACCGATTCCGGCTGCCGCATCCTCGGCCGCCCCATCCCCAAGACTCCGGAGGGGATAGAGGCCCGCATGCACGCCCGCAGCTAA